The Acropora palmata chromosome 10, jaAcrPala1.3, whole genome shotgun sequence genome contains a region encoding:
- the LOC141895639 gene encoding SH3 domain-containing protein Dlish-like, with protein sequence MAFFCPSQLSLKKKALPDKKPYPPDTYRPSTHGGGKGTLVYPTITKSAMKNGSTTNHRHEKRTVRIKESGFKQESLIERKIRTASFAKPANIRVKVTKSYEPTDKEELRVRKGHCVKILFKQGDWAYVVDSSSNEGFIPSSCCSIINASIDSNSKSSTSGYEDSFEESDDGAGEGTTIPDDPHFPRKERTESNSVTYFPKRACGPQLIVLFDYAAKDENDVSVCRGEIVMLLNDQDQEWVWISTEDGEEGFVPRTFVVSHVCEACSQRLSLTNVAAQTSTSVDSSDVTPTSSCSIGGKCTSSYRDLAPPARSERTASLKGSRLIVLHNFESKSFDDLTVQPGEYVYANLKDQLIPGWIWAYSPKSHKSGFIPEDRVKEPVVTDI encoded by the exons ATGGCCTTCTTTTGCCCTTCTCAGTTATCacttaaaaagaaag CATTGCCAGACAAGAAGCCTTACCCACCTGACACTTATCGACCATCGACTCATGGAGGAGGAAAAGGAACATTGGTGTATCCAACGATTACAAAGTCTGCGATGAAAAATGGCTCTACAACAAACCACAGGCACGAAAAGCGAACCGTAAGGATAAAGGAGTCAGGATTCAAACAGGAATCTCTTATTGAGCGAAAAATTCGCACGGCTTCTTTCGCGAAGCCTGCAAACATTCGAGTTAAGGTCACGAAAAGTTACGAGCCAACTGACAAGGAGGAACTCAGGGTACGCAAAGGACACTGTGTGAAAATTCTATTTAAGCAAGGTGACTGGGCTTACGTTGTGGATTCATCTAGCAACGAAGGATTTATACCTTCCTCTTGTTGCTCAATCATTAACGCATCGATAGATTCTAATTCTAAGTCGAGTACTTCGGGTTACGAAGATAGTTTCGAGGAGAGCGACGATGGAGCTGGCGAAGGAACCACGATTCCAGACGATCCTCATTTTCCGAGGAAAGAGAGAACCGAAAGTAATTCAGTGACTTATTTTCCGAAGCGAGCTTGCGGTCCACAACTGATAGTTCTGTTTGACTACGCAGCCAAGGATGAAAATGACGTGAGCGTATGTCGTGGAGAAATAGTTATGCTCCTAAACGATCAAGACCAAGAATGGGTTTGGATTTCAACGGAGGATGGCGAAGAGGGTTTCGTGCCAAGAACATTTGTTGTATCACACGTGTGTGAAG CTTGTAGTCAGCGGTTGTCGTTAACAAACGTTGCTGCTCAAACTTCGACAAGCGTAGACTCTTCTGACGTCACACCAACAAGCTCGTGTTCAATAGGCGGGAAATGTACTTCGTCATACAGAGATCTGGCGCCGCCGGCACGGAGCGAAAGGACAGCCTCTTTAAAAGGATCGCGATTGATAGTGCTTCATAACTTTGAAAGCAAGTCTTTTGACGATTTAACGGTTCAACCAGGGGAATACGTTTATGCCAATCTCAAAGATCAACTTATTCCCGGGTGGATCTGGGCGTATTCCCCTAAAAGCCATAAATCTGGATTTATTCCCGAAGATCGCGTCAAAGAACCCGTTGTGACAGATATATGA
- the LOC141893770 gene encoding protein-glucosylgalactosylhydroxylysine glucosidase-like gives MPSTRRSRRMASVVAVIGLSQSRLALLCFCHVVMAVPNATNFESPTLSNDPRLNPSVGNGYLATTVYSDTVYVSGIYNGRSTETPSHRARIPSNSAIVLRTNLSYNEATNEVFSLNVEQGVFYYRLVAGNFTLEQRIYAHRVYEHILVTEVTYKNMLRDSVSLNLTNNLGPPSADIEFKRVNLSRSSVENPKVKAMAGYIKITEEPGSAKLGVAVVWGDIPSLVEIQPSPKTQTLYFVTAVATSLDAKDFVTSAHEAYKEAMQKPEMLLGSHVKAWKQLWDAGRIEVEGNLTLAQTVSGSLYYTLSSLRTSRVFGLSPGGLATDGYDGHVFWDQETWMFPPLVLLHQDLARTCLAYRFHRLQAAIDKAKNYGFKGAMFPWESALTGAEVCPGEIYSDYEQHIVGDIALAVKQQWLASGDRKWLENEAGPLIKATAEFWTSRAEYNDSKKAYVICKVMPPDEEAGVVNNSAYTNTIAKLNLEFAYEVLPNASERWKTIAANIYIPFDVTNAFHPEYDGYNGGEVKQADVILLGFPLMVNMSLNIRRNDLKFYEPRTNPRGPAMTKSMFAIGWLEVGDNARADKSFNQSFVNAKAPFMVWTENADGSGAVNFITGAGGFLQSLLFGYGGLRIHGNSKLLFNLRLPSGATLVRFIGVDYHGNSIDFAITGSECEVIVQSRMQSAPFLQLVIVRTGKKYPLELGFPVDFSNELVIIEIANDFANI, from the exons ATGCCATCTACGCGGCGAAGTAGAAGAATGGCATCTGTTGTGGCGGTCATAGGATTGTCACAGTCGAGACTGGCTCTGCTTTGCTTTTGTCACGTTGTGATGGCAGTCCCAAACGCGACGAACTTTGAATCGCCAACTCTTTCAAACGACCCAAGATTAAATCCAAGCGTTGGAAATGGATACTTAGCCACAACCGTTTACAGCGATACCGTTTACGTCTCTGGGATTTATAACGGACGCAGCACTGAAACTCCGAGTCACCGAGCGAGAATTCCCTCGAATTCCGCAATTGTTTTACGAACCAATCTCAGCTACAATGAAGCGACAAATGAGGTGTTCAGCTTAAACGTCGAACAAGGTGTGTTTTACTATCGGTTGGTTGCGGGTAATTTCACATTGGAGCAGAGAATTTACGCTCATCGTGTCTACGAGCATATTCTTGTCACAGAAGTCACTTACAAGAACATGTTGCGTGACTCGGTTAGCTTGAATCTGACAAATAATCTTGGGCCTCCGAGTGCAGACATTGAGTTTAAAAGAGTGAATCTGTCACGCAGCAGTGTAGAGAACCCCAAGGTCAAAGCAATGGCGGGCTATATCAAAATAACGGAGGAACCTGGTAGCGCCAAACTGGGCGTGGCAGTAGTGTGGGGTGATATCCCCTCTCTAGTTGAAATCCAACCCTCTCCGAAAACGCAAACATTGTACTTTGTCACAGCAGTTGCCACTAGTCTAGATGCAAAGGATTTCGTGACAAGTGCTCACGAGGCCTACAAGGAGGCGATGCAGAAACCGGAAATGCTGTTAGGAAGTCACGTGAAAGCTTGGAAACAATTGTGGGATGCTGGACGAATTGAAGTGGAAGGCAACCTGACCTTAGCTCAGACTGTTTCCGGTAGCCTCTATTATACTCTCAG CTCGCTTCGTACGTCTCGTGTGTTTGGCCTTAGTCCCGGAGGCCTGGCCACTGATGGCTACGACGGTCACGTGTTCTGGGATCAGGAGACTTGGATGTTCCCACCGTTAGTTCTGCTGCATCAAGATTTGGCGCGAACCTGCCTTGCTTACAGGTTTCACAGACTCCAGGCGGCAATCGATAAGGCCAAGAATTATGGCTTCAAAG GTGCCATGTTTCCGTGGGAAAGTGCCCTGACAGGTGCAGAAGTCTGCCCGGGTGAAATCTATTCGGACTACGAGCAGCATATTGTTGGAGACATCGCACTGGCAGTTAAACAGCAATGGCTTGCATCTGGGGATCGAAAATGGCTTGAAAACGAGGCAGGGCCTCTCATCAAAGCCACCGCCGAATTCTGGACCAGCCGCGCCGAGTACAACGACTCAAAAAAAGCTTACGTCATTTGCAAAGTCATGCCACCAGACGAAGAAGCAGGGGTCGTGAACAATTCGGCGTATACGAACACAATTGCGAAGTTGAATCTCGAATTCGCCTACGAAGTTTTGCCGAACGCTTCCGAAAGGTGGAAAACAATTGCGGCGAACATATACATCCcgtttgatgtcacaaatgctTTTCATCCGGAATACGATGGGTATAATGGAGGCGAAGTCAAACAAGCCGATGTCATCCTTCTTGGATTCCCGTTGATGGTGAATATGAGCTTGAATATTAGACGCAATGATTTGAAGTTTTATGAACCCAGGACAAATCCAAGAGGCCCTGCGATGACGAAGTCGATGTTTGCTATTGGCTGGCTAGAAGTTGGTGACAACGCACGCGCAGATAAATCGTTCAATCAAAGCTTTGTCAACGCCAAAGCACCGTTTATGGTTTGGACCGAGAATGCCGACGGTAGTGGCGCGGTGAACTTCATCACGGGCGCTGGAGGGTTTCTTCAATCTCTGCTTTTCGGTTACGGCGGACTGCGAATCCATGGCAACAGCAAGCTGCTCTTTAACCTCAGGCTCCCGTCGGGAGCCACTCTTGTGAGGTTCATAGGTGTGGATTACCATGGAAACAGTATCGACTTTGCAATAACTGGGTCCGAATGCGAGGTCATCGTTCAGTCTCGGATGCAGTCTGCCCCTTTCCTTCAGCTGGTGATTGTAAGAACCGGAAAAAAGTATCCATTAGAGCTTGGTTTCCCAGTAGATTTTTCAAATGAACTTGTTATCATCGAGATTGCGAACGACTTTGCAAACATCTGA